gactgcaagaatggactacttcttcaactttaaaaataccttatttACTTAATTGTCAAGGCTATCAAAAAACgcataaaagtaaaaatcaagcttGCATTTTGCAAAAGCATTTTGTCTAAGCAAGTTTGGCTCAAGTGCTTTATTTTGATGACAGCCATTAGCATACAATGTCCAATTAAGCGCCACCCCTTTATTGCTTGGCTTCAacttaatttattgaaattaaccAACCACTTAAAAACCAATCAAAACGTGCATTTTCTTTAATCGCCTGAGATTACTTCTCATTTTAACCTTTATAGtagatatttgtaaaaatagagaaaagtatgtttaatatttgtatattccAAGCAGTAACGTTCCAACAAGAAATCCTGGTGTAAACTATGCCTTACACaggcttataaaaaaattccgaACAAGATAGGTGTAAAccgatttcttttttaaattttaatagtgttttttatgtaattttatgtttctagATTTGTACAAACATTATAATAAGTCATATCTTAAAAACAGGCACAGCTAAGGTGGAAAATAGGTTGATtgggtttatttttttgttttataagtttttcttttgttctaaaaaataagggaacttttttttacttaattagcTATTGCCGAATCaataaaacgaataaaaattaaaacctaaaagcTTGGAAGAAACGGAACACttaaaaagttctaaaaattaaCAGACGCACTAACTATAACgtttatgaaaaagaaaatgtaacaGTAGATCAAAGCCTCCCAATTGCATAAAAAATTGGCCATTTAATAcgcatttctttaaaatgtttacttaCATTCATTTGACAGAAATGTCGAAGTACTGCACCTGCTTGTGTCATAGTAGGTGGCGAAATTATGTCTCGTTTTTCAGCTAATTGAGTAATATTACCCGCTATGTCGTAGATTAAGGGCAATACTACTGATGGAGGATCGGCGTTTGGAGGGTAACCCAATCTTGTAATTTGAatctgaaagaatttttaatttttttttataaattaaaaattattataggtCTTTGCTTTACTTAATTAGGTAAGTACCTAATTAGAATTTATCAAAATGTACAGATTGTACCAATAGGTATTCGTTGCccagaaactaattttttttagaatatttgataACAATTGCTTAAATATAGGAACATAGTGAAGGGTCGCTTTGCATTTACAATCTCTTggcaataaaaagtttttcaaaaaattaaaggtaaaaagtATAACAAACATAGAATCCATCTAAAACTCGTCAGATCTAtaactatattaatttttaggacTGTTTTGCACATAGGATATTAAGCTGGAGGTAttttgaaagtattttaaaattgagcaatatttttctttttaaatgtgtcGTCACAACTCAAAATTTGGTTTTAGAGCTGTCGCTCGTTTCGGCATCAGAGCAAATATCTAATAAGGAAGTGTCATAATgtgtgaataaaattataatgtctaataaaaaattcctaaaattacTTAGGTTTGAAAAACGCAACACAAACACGTTTTttgtactttaatttaaaaaatcaccttttATATCTATTGTTCCTTATGTACTAATTAATAtacaatatcaatatttttcaaaacccCTTTCACAGTTTTCCCAACGTTACCGCGACATACTAATAACTCAAATTTGATTAGTAGGTCGTATGTACCATATATGGTttacgaaaaaaattgttaacattAAAATGTTACTTAGCTAAGGTTTTTTGCATTAATTATAAGTTAAAGGAAAGCCTAGAACCAAAAATCAACTGTTAGCCCTACATGCCCTAAAAAACATTGATATAGTGGTAACGTGTTAAATAAGACTCTTTGGATTTCGATTTTTGTTATATAGTAATTACAATCAACTAAAAtgtaaaagttgaaaaatgtaTCACACTGTTGTGAAAAACAATAccgaaaatattcaaattaaatctgATGTCCCGTGTCCAAATTTATCTTCAAAATTGACCAGGTTATAGACCTGGAGAGTCAATAATGGTGGATAATCAATGGCGGATCcagtataaaaaatacttacgaaaaataatattttgtttcttatgcCCAAAACACCCTGAGTACCAGTTGGAACGATCGGTAAAGCATTCGGAGGTATTCTCAGCAACCACTGCACCGACCACTTCATTCCCTGTTGCTGCGCCAAATGCGGCATCATATCCAGTCTCATTATCTGCACAAAGTCTTTCAGTACATTCGGAGGGCAATTTAACATACTACAAAACGTAAAGGTCGATGTCGGTTTATAAGGAGGCGCGGCAGCTCTCGTTTCAAAAAACCGCTCCAACACCTGAAGCTCTTCTTGAGACCAAATCTCTTTATGTTCTGAGAGATGCGTAATTTTGATGTGTAGACTTTGAAGGTGCTGAGTATTCAAACCAACTCTACACTGTAACATCTCGCTCACTTTAAAATGTATGACACCCGGTTCGTTGTTCGGTATATTAGTTAAATAAGTTTCATTATGGACGAATCTCTGCAGTTGCTTCCTCATATAGACACACCCTAAAAATCTTTCCAAAGGACTCATTTCCGGCCCGGGAATGCCCAAGGGATGAGGCGAAGGGCAGCAAAGGGTTTCCAAAGCTTCGTGTGTTAAAAGTGTGGGTACTGCCCCCGCCCAAGATCTCTGTGGTAACACTCTGGACAAATGGTTACCCGATCGCAAATCGACTTGTTGTGGACTATGCATGACCGGTCCACCCGGTGATTGCCCAGGTCTTGCAGGAGAAGGGCGTGGCATACTTGGAGATCCCGGCCAATTAGAAGCCGCCGGACTTTGTGACGCAGGGAACGGACTTCCGTCAGTATGGGTTGGTATGTAACTGCCAACTGGGGAGTGGCCGGGTAAACTACTTGCCGCTTGCTGAGGTCCTGGACTGGAAGTATTGAGCAAACCACCGGGGCTGGCTAGCTGAGGGTTGAGAGGTGAACTAGGTACGAGATTTGAGGGGCTAGGATGAGGCATGGGGCTGGGGTTTATGTTGTTCGACATCGAGGTGGGAGATGCCAAGTTGAAGGACGTTGCCGGACTTGAACCAAATCCGTTATGAGATGTGGGGACCATGCTTGCTGTGTGTGGGGATGCTGGCGTGTGGGGGTTAGAACCGGAAGGAGGTGTCAATGGAGGGTGAAacctgtaacaaaaaaatatgttttatgatGTGCATGATGAGTTGGGAAGcatgtttatttcattttacttTTTCATACAGTTAAAGTGATGTGAAAGGTAGAATATACCGGGTGTCCCAGAGTAAAGGAAACACTACCATTTCTTTGCTTCttaagcaaaataaattaaatttggtagtAGAATTATCATTTGAAAATAgatgcaatttaaaataagaaaatgtgtGCAGAAGCAATTTTTCGTAAAACTAGAAGTCGCAGAAAACCGGTGAAAGCCTCAAAAAATAGCATTTCGTGATATATTTACATAgtaaatatcatttattttgcaaaaaaaggaaaaaagttcCATCCTTAAGTAGTGCGGGATAGACCATCTAGTTTTAGTTAAATTCTGCTGGTAAATaatgtgaaatattttataattgaaaacTTTTTGTGGTTACTTCAGTAAGGATAGAGTTCAAAAAGCGTCGTTTTCGCGAATCCCATGTCTCCCAATCTTTCTTCATTTAgaatattccaataaaaaacATATCAGGAGCGACCACATTGTCTACCCATAGGTAGAAATGCAAAATCAGTTATGTATTATAATAGCCCATATCAcaatttttccttaaaagtttatatatcatatatacatattttaaggttataatttttgttttttttttgttttttataaaaactttatgCGACATCATCAAGACTTGAAGATTCTTGCATTTTATTAAGAAGCGAATGTTCcaacaacttttattattttgttttatagaaatttatatAGGAGTAGAAGGCTAGACTTTCTTGCAAAAATAGAAATCACTTACACCAAAAAAAGTCCCATTCAGGCATAATGGCAACAGGCATAAATGATGTTTTCACCTTCGAACAAGGACTCATCTTTAATTATCTTTCTTAGTCTCACACTTACGTTCTTTTACTCCTAAATTACATATCAGGCCTCGATAACCTAACGGCGTAAAGCTCTTGCTTATAATAAGCAGATGTGAAAACTATTGGTTCAAAACATAGgactgatttttaattttatgtttaatttcaaCGTTTATggttagttttttataaaaagtatgtTGTGGTTAGGCCATTTCATTATGGAGTGTTATTGTGTAGTTCATGTAGATAGTATGTGTGGgtgatgttaatttttttgtttacaatatTTCAAGCCTTTTTTCTCTGATAGCAAACTTGTATGACTTCAATTAACTGTCAGTAATGTGACTTcctatttgtgattttttagttATAGTAATGTACGCATGTAAAACCCTGTAAAGGGCGACCGTCAAATTAAATACTCTACTGAGgggattcaaaaaaataatggatataCCAAACTTTCACAATTTCCAGAAATCagagaaaagagaaaaaattgaaactttgcCAGCATATACAAATAAACAACGCCCGTTAGACTATACATATATCTAAAATATCTACATGACATTAATTAACACACACTATctgacaaaagtagagaaactttttaaaatttcttatactgTAAAATCTTtagtatttaaattactttttactaTTTCCTAAAAACGTTGTCGCTCTTAACGacggctttttatttaaaaaaattaaccaaatttaatatttatttcggTTTACGTGAGATCTGCCACGCGGAATGTATTTATCGGAAGATCGTACAAAAATAGTTGATGATACAAGAGTGGTGTAAGCAAAATGCATAGTTTGTATAAACCTATCATCAGCAAGACAATTTCGGAAGTTAAAATACGAAATTCGTTAAAGAGCATTAAAAAAGTGGCTGCCCCAGAAAAccaaccaaaaaataaataaaaaataattgaaataattgccCAGTCTAATCCCCACGAAtcggcaaataaaattttaagtgaattgCCTGGTGTTAACATTTGTTCCAAGACCATACAAAGAGGTCTCAGGGAAGCAGCATTATTTAGTAGAAGATCCGCTAAAAAACCTGAATGACTagaaaaagttctttttactgatgaaagtatatttaatttatttgggtctGATGGAATATCGTGATTACATTGCCCAGGAGGCAAAAGATTTGAAGCATGGCATCCTGTATGATATGAGGTTGCTTTTTTGGGTACGGTATAGGACCATTACATGTTTTTAAGGGTATTATGGATCGATTTGTGTATTTATATAGTCTAAAAAATGTAATGCTACCATTTGCTGAGGATAAGTTACCAATGACCTGGATATATTAGCAGGAGAACGACCCtaaacataaatcaaaggtAATTCAAGAATGGTTTTTATCAGAAAAGATTCGGGTTATGAACTTTCCTGCACAAATTCCCGATTTTAACCCTATTGAAAACCTCTGGGAAAAACTAGACAGGCGTATAAGACAATATCAGATCAGCAGTAAAAATGATCTAATAAAAGTTCTGCAAGAATCCGGGAATTCCATGCCAAACCGATGTCGTGAAGTTATTGCCAATAAGGAATACTCTACCcaccattaattttattattttaaaaataagtattatgtcgaaatatttagtaaaaaaaataggtttctcTATTATTGTCCCTagcatattttgtttatttaaatgaaatcttTGGTTTTCGTTTATTACTTTACcgaaataaaatctttaaattatgttgattttcattatgtATAGAACTGCATTACTCTCggcatattcaaataaaacctaatttctaaaagtttctctacttttgtctgATAGTGTATGTACAAAGTCAATCTTTACCTATTTTAATTGTGGTATTCAACTTATTCTGCTCTAAGCAATTATTCCAaagattattaatttaaattgaaataaatagaaatttttagtatttatgtttttataataaaaaaaaatcaatcaatttaaTGAGATAACTTGATTAAACTTTTTTGATACACCCCGTCTATAGGGTTGCAGTGAAACAAACATTTTACAAACCTTAAGCCAGTCTCCGAACGTGACCCTCCAGCAGGTGACTGAGGCGCTCTATGTGTTGCCAAAAAATTTCCTCCTCCGTCGACTTCCATCGGACTCGGGGGATTATCATCTTCGCTCTGACTTCTCCTCCTGAACACCGCACTCTCATCGATGTACTTCGACAAAAAAGTCTTTAGACCGGGCGTGGGGAAAAATACGCTCACAACATTACACATATCGAATCTACTATAAGCACCATCTCGGATAGACACCAGCCCACCTCCCCGGATTTTTAACTCCAAACAATACATTCCTTGAAAAGtgattcttaataaaattgcgGATTGAGGCATTATGGTAAATGTTTGCACTGGTACTTTCGTATTGGTATTATGCACTCCTAGTTGTGGTAAAGTTGGAAGCTTGCTCAATGAAACTAGGGGTTCATAAGTCTCGGTTAGTAATTGAATTATTTGCGCCAAATTTTTGTACTCGTTTAAATGAGATTCGAGTTGTTCTTGCATAATTGAATGGGCATTCAGTGAGTTGTGCATTGCTccaaatgttaatttaaaagaacTGCTTTGGCAATCCCATACTACTTGCACTAATGCGCCTTTGTATGGTCCATAGCATAATACCAGCTTCACATAGTTAAATGATCTCACAGAAAATAGGTTGCAAAAGAAGTTGTACTTGtcgatttttaaatattcacttAAATCATGCACTAGCGTGTAGAGATGTACGATCTTCCACCAATCTTTTAATAAGGTATCTACGGTTTTGGATGTCTGATCCGCACTAAGCATTTCATACTGAAAATAAATTGGTCTTCTGGAACCTTGTTCCTTGGCATGGGTGCTTGTTAAAGGAGATGAGTAAAACACCAGCTCCACCATCCAACTTTTAGCATTATTTTTCCCAACAACTCTTATGGAAACAGAGAGAAGCCGTTTTAATAAAGCGAACCATGCTAAGGATTGGCCAATTTCTTGAGTCGGAGCAGGTAATTGGATTAGTTTTAATACTAAACCAGTGGCGTTTGCCTCAACTTGTAATCCTTGATGGAATATGTTCTTTTTAGTAAGTTCATTAGCCAGGGTAACATAAGGAAGGCGTTCGTCACACATTGCTACCACATGAGAGAGTTCTGCAATAAAGTATGCAGGCTGTTTGGCTCTTCTAGTAGCCGATTCCGGTTTTAAGTTGCCCTTGCGTTTTAGAGAAAGAGGTTCGGTGTAGTCTGGGTCTGAacttcctaaaataaataaataaattattagttaccgattttattgggtattataTCTCATATGCTCAAAAGGAATGTTATATTATACACAGTATAAATAGATAAGCACCATCATATTGCTTAAAACCCCCTTTTATGCTTtaataaatggaaaataaaaataatattctttagaGGCTAGAAAATGACCCTTGTAAAGAGGTTAGTCTGTATGACGTCAGCTTGTAAAGATAATTGTAGTAAGTTTTTATCAgcgtacaaaaaaaaagaagtaatgGACATAGCAACATCACCTTTGAAATTTGCCTACCCCCAAGTCCATCGACcttgcaacaaaaaataatatttaaaggctTTAGAGCTTGATAGTAAGAGCAATAGTGTACGCAGTATAGAAATAGTGGTAAAACTTGTAGaggataaatgaaaaaaaacaggtcttttttttatttatcactaATTTTGAAACATGTTTACTAATATCTTTAAAGCTAAGTTACGTacgtaatattatatatataataaaataatctttattgtatgcaacaaataaattacatctattCTATATACATACAAAGGTGGAAAATACCGCTAGGCGTGTTTTAATAACCaccacaaaaataataaaaggacatagtacaattcttcttaaaaataaaaatttgaacaaaaatgaTTCAGAGAACCATACCAGAATCAAAGTtacaccaaaaatttttttaatttagacttaAAAGAGGCCATGCATAAATCCTTAATTTCTGCAGGTAGGCCATTGTAAAAACAGGCAGAAGTATATAGGAAAGAACTTTTCAGAAATTGAGTCTTATGCTGGGGGATAGCCAGTGTGGTTTTATAGcgaatatttacattatgtgTATCTCCCCTTTGAATAAGGTATTATGACAGATATTTTAGTTTAtgaaaattaagtatattatgtaCAGTGCAGCTTATACCCAAAAATCTTCTTTGGGCCATATTAAGACTATAGACCTGCTTTACATGCTCTCTCACATGGTATTCatatatacctaaaaaaaatatacgaattttttaacataacagatccaattaaaaaaaacatttcatatatttgatattatataaaatcaagACATATAATTCATTTGGAAAAATTGGTGATTTATTTGGTGTATCAAAGAATATGCAAATAAGATATTTCACaatatattagttattatggctcatttaataaaatgtttttttttggcctagtgctcttttttttaaaagaaatttaccAATACAGTTtagaactaaatttttaaaagtaccatCTATTATAGATTGCTTAGAAATTGAAATTCAAAAACCAAGTGCAGCTAAATCGAAAGACTACCAAAAATGTAGTACTGTGAAATATCTTATTTCAACAATATGGCGGTCAAACTAGTGATGCAGTAATATTTGAAAAGTACTTCCATTAATGGCTAACAGacaagttgaaaaaaaattaaataagaaaactatAGTTTATTGAAACTTCCAAGTGTAGTAAATAAAGAACAAGTGTCACAAGATGATGTTCTACTTACAAAGCGAATCGCAAATGTTCCAATTCATATTGAACGTATTATAGAACTTTTTtagaaagattttaaatagatttagtTCAAAGGCTTGTACACagttaattgtaatattttatttgtaaatatgtattaattagtaaaaaatcttattatacatttaataaaaagtttttttaattcttaacattttttaattttttatcacaaCAAATAGGATATACGTTAGTTTTCCAGAAAGAAAGCGCGTTTTCGattaaattttctgtaaattttatattttaacaaatttgctGTATAGTAAATTCACTTGTACTTTCAAAATTTGGTTTGTACCCgtgtttttgcaatttttttaatctttagtAATATACTCAAGTCTTCTCAGTGATAGGACATTTCACTTCAATAACGGTATCTTATACGTATCATATATCTTCTGTCATCCTATATTTTTGAGAATCGTAAAgccacaaattttaatactaaCTTTTAATTGCTTCTTGACTTGCACAATCACTGGCTTTTCTAATTTCTTACCCCTATTTGTAGCAAGAGTATTGGATTATTTCAGATGCCAATAATTAGGTACACTATAAAGATCTACCTAATATTATGCAGAGAGCCGTTTCATATAGTTTTGAGGCTGTTATTCGTCCATATCGCAGCTTAAACCATGGTGAGCCGTCATAACTCAATCCTGAGGATTGACACTGACCTTTCACGATTTCTGCTCAAGttttattttagacaaaaagtaaaattaaagaaaaaaaaatgttaaatttcgAACATACAAGTCAATTCTCCAAACATAACAAAATATACTAAAACAATAATGTTCGATATTGAAAATGGGAAAAACCTAATCCAAAAGTAAAACACATCGGTCCGTAAACAACGTCCCAAAGTGAAACAAGAacgcaaaaataatatatgtgaCCTAGCGCCCTTGGCGGAAGGTCCTGGGGTTCAAGTGAATTGACAAAAACGGCATTATTTATGTTTATCTTATTTCGCCCATATGTAAGTAAGATTATTTTGGATCATTTTACGaaatttaaactcaattttatttttttgtgatcaTGCctattattgaaaagaaaaaaaatatgttgcaGTAAGTTTTTACCATAACCTCAACCTATTTgatataaagggaaaaaaaatcgttttttatttatttttttttttttatgttttatttccgcaaaaaatacttaattttaaggaaaaatatataaatttctttacgaagttttaacaaaaatattccaATGTTGACGGTACATTAGTTCTATTTTGGAACCGCGactatttagaaatattattatagaccatactacattaaatttaattaaagtaattttatgaTTCTAttcaaacatttaataatatacaggttaTGCCCAGTTTAATAAAAAGCAAATCTGCTTAaggataattaataattaatgctCTAAAAGCGGTGTTAgaaatataaagttattttcaGTCCATTCCATTCAGTTGcttaacaataaatgaaaacaatAGGAATGCAATGTTAATTTTCATACAAAATGGAAAATGTCTTACCGTCTATAGGTGTAAACGGTCCATGTGTAGccacaaaagtgtcaaattCAATAAGGGTTTGTACTTTGAAAAACACTTTAGGTAATTCTGTTTCAATGGTCTCATCTTTCGGATTGTCATCAATGCTGGCATGTTTCACCACGAACATGTTAAAGGAGCAGTCAATTTCACATGGATTACTCTCCCTTTCAGTAAAATCGACAATCTAAAATTCAAATAGAAGGGTTTAAGTATATGCAATTAAATAAAGAGTGTGGACTTTTTAATAAAGTCCTACTTACAAGCACGACATTTGTATGCCGGTGAAAAGTAATATACATATGATGTTTTCCAATTTTAGTAATCGGATGATCAGGTGCATGAAGCAAAGGTAACCGTTCGTGAGCTGTAGCTGGTAAATGTTGCAGGGTTTTTTCACATCTTCGTTGTGTGATCCAGTACCTGAAAATGTaatgttaaaagttaaaaaaaatagttgggAAAGCATATTACTGCATTCTACAGAGGGCGAACAAAGAATAGTAGTACATATCATAATATTGAGTCCAAGATAATggaaaaattcttatataactaaatggtcaattttattgaaaaacattaGTTGATTCCAGAGTGTCACTCTGgctttaaaaaacgttttagtAGAAGTTCATATCTTGTTAAAATAACTGATAACATAAGAcgcaataaagaaaaaaaagacttaatatgccttaaatttatgaattttagtAAAGCGTTTGACACCTTGAAACACGACCTACTTGTATCCAAACTACATTATTTCGGTTTTTCTCCCAATTCggttaaattatttcaaaattatttttgtaataggTATGGTTGTGTAGTTGTTAAAAATGACTATTAAAGAAGGCAGTTCGACAAGTCCGTAAAATAATCCTAAATTCTACAGACTATCGactatctttaaattttaaaaaatttcaacaatCAGAATTGAAATTCAATTCAGATTTAGAGAATATTTCCTTCTATGCTCAGGAACACAACTTAGTAATAAATGCCTGTAAATCACAAGTAATAATATGTCATTTAAACTTTCACCTTAAAGACTTAATAAAATccaacattaatattaaaattcaaaatgaagTAATACCAATCACCGAGGAAATCAAGAATTGGGGACTTTTTTAATGGATAgccaattaaaatttaaaaaccatatacagctttgtaaacatatgtatatgtggattaataaacgttattatataaacaaaagttAACCGCGGCCTATCTAAGATGCAAAAATATTTCTCCCTTCTAAGTTTGAATATTTGCTTTGGAATCTCTTATTTCTCTTTTTGACTATGCAgtgcaaaaaaatacaaaagctaCATGAGGTTTGCGTTCTTAGTGCCGTATATAAATCATAAAGCATcctattattctattttttatttaattctaaatatggATAACCGACAAGTGTCATTCATATCTCTTTATGTATAATACAATTAGAACCGAAAAACCGctttatctttttaataattttttacataattctCCCATAGTCATGATACAAGAAACGTGGAAATATTTCAAAGTTTacacaaaatgtattattttgtcCCTTCTGTTGtgtgttattataattaattagttaagtTCTAAAGTAAGACAAAACTGATGAAAATGCAAGAGTTCTGCTTcatatttaagaatttaagtAATCTAACAAGACTTTGGCCATAAAATATATAGAACTTTATTTTTGGACTctatttttatactattattCTCTTTGCACTTTATTTAAGGAATTAATAGTCAGCTCCCATTTTTATAAGACATGAAGTTAAAGAtatattaagcattttttaaaatacatttagttagggatcatttttaataatttctcgtTATTCTAAACTACAGTAT
The sequence above is a segment of the Anthonomus grandis grandis chromosome 12, icAntGran1.3, whole genome shotgun sequence genome. Coding sequences within it:
- the LOC126743025 gene encoding mediator of RNA polymerase II transcription subunit 14; its protein translation is MAPLPLEGLQTPVGNNNVVQGNMAGPQEGNRGGMMSLAMLIDFIIQRTYHELTVLAELLPRKTDMERKIEIYNFSTRTRQLFVRLLALVKWANSASKVEKSARIMAFLDKQSLLFVETADMLARMARETLVQARLPNFHIPAAVEVLTTGTYGRLPACIREKIVPPDPITPQEKKTTLLRLNQVIQHRLVTGNLLPQMRNLKIENGRVTFTVQQEFEVSLTVMGDGPNIPWRLLEINILVEDKETGDGKALVHPLQVQYIHQLVQARLVDNPQPLGEVYNCLHFFCQSLQLEVLYSQTLRLMRDRLDDHIHVDEYIPGKSLTVSYWRDLRSELGYKLTVQVDQHDPARPLIVVHVPSLGNKECEIADRAIRSEVLSMERLLVHTIYVRTRSRLEDIKLELQNLLKDVECTLQGSPAILSVAILQPCLRAEQLLITVDTHTGMLQSHVPQYDPPLIPEINNILNGNHARLSTYISELRYWITQRRCEKTLQHLPATAHERLPLLHAPDHPITKIGKHHMYITFHRHTNVVLIVDFTERESNPCEIDCSFNMFVVKHASIDDNPKDETIETELPKVFFKVQTLIEFDTFVATHGPFTPIDGSSDPDYTEPLSLKRKGNLKPESATRRAKQPAYFIAELSHVVAMCDERLPYVTLANELTKKNIFHQGLQVEANATGLVLKLIQLPAPTQEIGQSLAWFALLKRLLSVSIRVVGKNNAKSWMVELVFYSSPLTSTHAKEQGSRRPIYFQYEMLSADQTSKTVDTLLKDWWKIVHLYTLVHDLSEYLKIDKYNFFCNLFSVRSFNYVKLVLCYGPYKGALVQVVWDCQSSSFKLTFGAMHNSLNAHSIMQEQLESHLNEYKNLAQIIQLLTETYEPLVSLSKLPTLPQLGVHNTNTKVPVQTFTIMPQSAILLRITFQGMYCLELKIRGGGLVSIRDGAYSRFDMCNVVSVFFPTPGLKTFLSKYIDESAVFRRRSQSEDDNPPSPMEVDGGGNFLATHRAPQSPAGGSRSETGLRFHPPLTPPSGSNPHTPASPHTASMVPTSHNGFGSSPATSFNLASPTSMSNNINPSPMPHPSPSNLVPSSPLNPQLASPGGLLNTSSPGPQQAASSLPGHSPVGSYIPTHTDGSPFPASQSPAASNWPGSPSMPRPSPARPGQSPGGPVMHSPQQVDLRSGNHLSRVLPQRSWAGAVPTLLTHEALETLCCPSPHPLGIPGPEMSPLERFLGCVYMRKQLQRFVHNETYLTNIPNNEPGVIHFKVSEMLQCRVGLNTQHLQSLHIKITHLSEHKEIWSQEELQVLERFFETRAAAPPYKPTSTFTFCSMLNCPPNVLKDFVQIMRLDMMPHLAQQQGMKWSVQWLLRIPPNALPIVPTGTQGVLGIRNKILFFIQITRLGYPPNADPPSVVLPLIYDIAGNITQLAEKRDIISPPTMTQAGAVLRHFCQMNAGTLDCTVYPALREILMNLTFPNEPQQQAAPPGGVPQIQSPAMAMPGQGGNPGYPPHMQVGMMGPQ